Proteins from a single region of Rhea pennata isolate bPtePen1 chromosome 6, bPtePen1.pri, whole genome shotgun sequence:
- the MTX2 gene encoding metaxin-2 isoform X4 yields the protein MCNLPVRVVCRANAEYMSPSGKVPFIHVGNQVVSELGPIVQFVKAKGHSLSDGLDEVQKAEMKAYMELVNNMLLTAELYLQWCDDVTVEEITHPRYGSPYPWPLNRILSYQKQWEIRRKMKAIGWAGKSLEQVLEDVDQCCQALSQRLGTQPYFFNKQPTELDALVFGHLFTILTTQLTTDELSEKVKNYSNLIAFCRRIEQQYFEGHDKDSSSSATSRSAKRSLLR from the exons ATGTGCAATCTGCCAGTCCGTGTGGTCTGTAGGGCAAACGCAGAGTATATGTCCCCATCTG GCAAAGTGCCCTTTATTCATGTGGGAAATCAAGTAGTATCTGAACTTGGGCCCATAGTCCAGTTTGTAAAAGCCAAG GGCCATTCTCTCAGTGATGGGTTGGATGAAGTCCAAAAAGCTGAGATGAAAGCCTACATGGAATTAGTCAATAATATGCTCTTGACAGCAGAG TTGTATCTCCAGTGGTGTGATGATGTTACAGTAGAGGAG attaCTCACCCGAGGTATGGCTCCCCTTACCCGTGGCCTCTTAACCGCATTTTGTCCTATCAGAAGCAATGGGAGATCAGGCGAAAGATGAAAGCCATTGGATGGGCTGGCAAGTCACTTGAACAG GTGCTTGAAGATGTAGATCAGTGTTGCCAGGCTCTCTCCCAGAGATTAGGAACACAACCATATTTCTTCAATAAGCA accAACTGAATTGGATGCTCTGGTATTTGGACATCTGTTCACAATCCTTACTACTCAGCTAACCACTGATGAACTctctgaaaaagtgaaaaactacAGTAATCTCATAGCCTTTTGTAGACGAATAGAGCAGCAGTACTTTGAGGGTCATGATAAAGACAGCTCTTCAAGTGCTACATCCAGGTCTGCTAAGAGGTCCTTACTAAGATAA